In Trichocoleus desertorum NBK24, the following are encoded in one genomic region:
- a CDS encoding low temperature-induced protein: MQSIRINLSALLRPVRFLVIAFTCALLLVTQAAPAFAASSMYSGSSSPTKGEAQLKGIEEKSYQAIEAQDPYGLEKQEVETQGKGLNAAQGDADIDKMYRPSNSQDAPPSVEQTIKKNLEKLQGK, translated from the coding sequence ATGCAATCTATTCGCATCAACTTATCTGCTCTTCTACGCCCTGTGCGCTTTTTAGTAATTGCTTTTACTTGTGCCTTACTGTTGGTAACCCAAGCGGCTCCTGCTTTTGCCGCTTCTTCTATGTATTCGGGCAGCAGCAGCCCCACCAAAGGTGAAGCTCAGCTCAAAGGTATTGAAGAGAAATCTTACCAAGCTATCGAAGCACAAGATCCTTATGGACTAGAAAAGCAGGAAGTTGAAACCCAAGGCAAGGGCTTGAATGCGGCTCAGGGTGACGCTGACATTGACAAAATGTATCGCCCTTCCAACTCTCAAGATGCACCCCCCTCTGTTGAGCAAACCATCAAGAAGAACCTTGAAAAGCTTCAAGGTAAATAA
- a CDS encoding ABC transporter permease translates to MTLSDRSGLDSFGHRVISSVTSETFVYVVKRLLQALLTLLLASALSFAIIQLAPGDYLDTLRQNPKISPERIQELQQQFGLDKPMLEQYGRWLWQILKPHVVKVGPIPLILPQGNFGTSFVYQRSVAALLWERVGNTLLLAIASLVITWAIAIPLGIVSAVNQNRTADRVLQVISYIGQGFPSFITALLLLILAQNTSPLFPVGDMTSINHDDLSPIGKILDVGWHMILPTLALSVTSFAGLQRIMRGELLDVLRQDYIQTARAKGLPENKVIYVHALRNAINPLITLLGFEFAGLLSGAFIAEFFFNWPGLGRLILQAVIAQDLYVVMASLMMGAVMLIVGNLLADLLLKAVDPRIRLENLK, encoded by the coding sequence ATGACTCTTTCTGATCGTAGCGGGCTGGACTCTTTTGGGCATCGGGTAATCTCCTCAGTTACCAGCGAAACCTTTGTCTATGTGGTGAAGCGACTATTACAGGCACTGCTGACTTTATTGCTGGCGTCTGCCTTGAGTTTCGCGATTATTCAACTGGCACCTGGGGATTACCTCGATACTTTGCGGCAGAATCCCAAAATTTCGCCGGAGAGAATTCAAGAGCTACAGCAACAGTTTGGCCTCGATAAGCCAATGCTGGAACAATACGGGCGCTGGCTTTGGCAAATCCTCAAGCCTCATGTGGTTAAGGTGGGGCCGATTCCTCTAATTTTGCCTCAAGGGAATTTTGGCACTAGCTTTGTCTATCAGCGATCGGTGGCGGCTCTATTGTGGGAGCGAGTCGGCAATACGCTGTTGTTGGCGATCGCTTCATTGGTAATTACTTGGGCGATCGCGATTCCCTTGGGCATCGTTAGCGCTGTGAACCAAAACCGGACAGCAGATCGAGTGCTACAAGTCATCAGCTACATCGGTCAAGGATTTCCCAGTTTCATCACGGCGCTGCTGTTGCTAATTTTGGCCCAAAATACCTCGCCGCTCTTTCCTGTGGGAGATATGACCAGCATCAACCATGATGACCTCTCCCCCATTGGCAAAATCTTGGATGTGGGTTGGCACATGATTTTGCCTACTCTAGCTCTCAGCGTCACTAGCTTTGCAGGCTTACAACGCATTATGCGGGGAGAGTTGCTGGATGTTTTGCGGCAGGATTACATTCAGACGGCGCGAGCTAAGGGCTTGCCAGAAAACAAAGTCATTTATGTGCATGCCCTACGCAATGCGATTAACCCTTTAATTACGCTGCTAGGGTTTGAATTTGCGGGGCTTCTGAGTGGTGCTTTTATTGCAGAATTTTTCTTTAACTGGCCTGGGTTAGGTCGATTAATTTTGCAAGCGGTGATTGCTCAAGATCTGTATGTGGTGATGGCTAGCTTGATGATGGGAGCAGTCATGTTAATCGTTGGCAATCTGTTAGCCGATTTACTGCTCAAAGCTGTTGATCCGCGCATTCGTTTAGAAAACTTAAAGTAA